The genomic stretch ACTGTTTGTGGAGACATTCATGGTCAGTTCTACGATTTAAAGGAGTTATTCAAAGTTGGAGGTGATGTTCCTGAAACCAATTACCTGTTCATGGGTGATTTTGTAGATCGAGGATTTTACAGTGTTGAaacttttcttcttcttcttgcacTAAAAGTACGATATCCAGACAGAATAACTCTAATTCGTGGGAATCATGAGTCACGCCAGATTACTCAGGTGTATGGGTTCTACGATGAGTGCTTGAGAAAGTATGGCAGCGTAACAGTCTGGCGTTTACTGTACTGAAATCTTTGATTACTTGAGCTTGTCAGCCATCATTGATGGGAAGATATTCTGTGTGCATGGAGGATTGTCGCCTTCCATTCAGACTTTGGATCAAATAAGGACCATTGACAGGAAACAAGAAGTACCTCATGATGGACCTATGTGCGACTTGTTGTGGTCCGACCCAGAGGATACTCAAGGATGGGGTGTAAGTCCACGAGGAGCAGGGTATCTTTTTGGCTCAGATGTTGTTGCACAGTTCAATGCTGCCAATGATATTGACATGATTTGTCGAGCACATCAACTTGTCATGGAGGGCTACAAATGGCATTTCAATGAAACTGTTTTGACTGTGTGGTCAGCACCAAACTATTGTTATAGATGTGGAAATGTTGCTGCTATTTTGGAATTAAACGAGCATCTTCAGCgtgattttacaatatttgaagcAGCCCCTCAAGAAAGTCGGGGCATTCCTTCTAAAAAAACCTCAAGCTGATTATTTCTTATGAGAGCAAGCATTTTTTGAAGAATGCATGGacgatttgaaaaaaatttatgaatactAAAGGAGTTGTTTTATAGTTAGTTAAGTGAACAATTTTACTGTAGGCCTAGTTAACATTTTAGGCTACATGAAACAAAAATAGCTCTATTGTAAGTTTTATAAGACTtgttaaagtgtttataattgTGTCTATTACTTGATTTCTATAAATGAAAAATCTCCAGACAGACTTCAACAATCCAATTCAGTGTGGTAGAACTTCTGATTGCCAATGGCTTATATAGGCTATAATTAATGTTTCTATTTTTGCTGGGCAGAAATGAATGATGCTCTATGTCATGAAATggtaagtaattttaaagatggaaaattatataaacattgtaagaattctttgatatctaagtctaggccatagttagttttgtaatgttattgttaatttttttaattgcagtgtacgagattcttcttgttaagGTAGTTTATCTTAACTCTTATTGTGTTACTATTTTTACGTCTTGGAGTTTgataatatatcgaattttttgataataacaatcgaataacaagtgtaggccgcttatttaAGACTCCCCAACTATACTTATGGTAGTTTAtcataactcttattgtgtacgatttttacatatcggagttggataatatatcaaattgtttgataataacaagtgtaggccgcttatttaAGACTCTCCAATTACGCTAAAAAAATCAGCTACAACTCTATATCGGTCcaataaaacaatcaaataaaatattgaattcacATAGCCTATTGATATATTGGGgtgagtacgataagcggactcagttttttttttatatcaatattgataaacaatattacttaattacaaCTTTCTATATAACCaacaaatacagatttttttaataataatcaaattgtatcaactataaacactttcatatgatttatctttttaaaatgtataatctttTATGGGTAATAACAGATAGTAGAAAGCTCGTAGAGAACCgcaaaacaaagtttaaaaaattggcATATCGGCTTGCTTACAGATAATCTCTGTATTTTGTACAGAAGATAAATACGGTTTTCTTGAGAAGATTCTTCAAGAACTTCTTGAaagcggttaatcattgctacccaggaGAAAACATACCGTATATATAATTAGACATATTTagtattttctgttataatatGTTGTTATCATTTCATTGCTATTTGAGTTTTTACTATTTCCTGTTCTTATCTAactgtttgtttgatttgttatatataatattaattattttatgatactgtcactatgtatataatttcaaatatgattgttataatgactatagaaatgttgataTGAATgcgtatttaatatataaataattaaaatataactaatcaatataaaaactctGTCCATTTATCGTATTATACCCCATATATTGAATGTTGCCTATAAAATACAACAGaacaaaatttcaatgttttattcaattaaaaacagcatattataatatatgaaaaaaggTAAACTTTAGCtagtaaatatactaaacaaaattgGGCCTAATACACAAAACATCCATATGAATTAAAAGCAGATTAAAATTCTTATTGTTTTACTgggtacaaatttaaatgtttcacggtttttatggaaataaaaaaaagttcaaaaGTTCTTGTCAGAAAATGTTACTTACATTTTGTAAGGGTGTCCTGCAGTGAAATCTTTCAAAATAGGTGTGGCTTCTCTACAAAAATTAGTAAATCAATTACAGTTTTTGtcctattgaaaaatattatgaagTGAAAGTATTTAATAACATCAGATTACAGGTGTCCTAAAgatgaaataaatcaaaaatcattatccaaaaattttaaattgaagctTACATATTAATCTTCTGTCCCTACccagattatttattattatcctatTCAATTTTAGGAGAAATATctaaaagtttagaaaaatataaagagatcttgaaagtttttttaaactaatttgaataaaaataaagcaatagagtttatag from Homalodisca vitripennis isolate AUS2020 chromosome 2, UT_GWSS_2.1, whole genome shotgun sequence encodes the following:
- the LOC124353677 gene encoding LOW QUALITY PROTEIN: serine/threonine-protein phosphatase 4 catalytic subunit-like (The sequence of the model RefSeq protein was modified relative to this genomic sequence to represent the inferred CDS: deleted 2 bases in 2 codons); its protein translation is MDMGDMSNLDRQIEQLKKCEIIKEAEVKALCAKAREILVEESNVQRVDSPVTVCGDIHGQFYDLKELFKVGGDVPETNYLFMGDFVDRGFYSVETFLLLLALKVRYPDRITLIRGNHESRQITQVYGFYDECLRKYGSVTVWRYCTEIFDYLSLSAIIDGKIFCVHGGLSPSIQTLDQIRTIDRKQEVPHDGPMCDLLWSDPEDTQGWGVSPRGAGYLFGSDVVAQFNAANDIDMICRAHQLVMEGYKWHFNETVLTVWSAPNYCYRCGNVAAILELNEHLQRDFTIFEAAPQESRGIPSKKPQADYFL